A single genomic interval of Sebastes umbrosus isolate fSebUmb1 chromosome 9, fSebUmb1.pri, whole genome shotgun sequence harbors:
- the dctn4 gene encoding dynactin subunit 4 isoform X1, with the protein MASLLQPDRVVYLVRGEKRIRAPLSQLYFCRYCSELRSLECVSHEVDSHYCPSCLENMPSAEAKLKKNRCANCFDCPCCMHTLSTRATNIPAPLPDDPTKTAMKKAYYLACGFCRWTSRDVGMADKSVASGGWQEPENPHTQRINKLIEYYQQLAHREKQDRDRKKLARRRQCMPLAFSQHTIHVVEKYGLGTRLQRQRPGAPISSLSGLSLKEGEDQKEISIEPAQALDEVEPLPEDCYTRPISLPEVTTLRQRLLQPDFQPAGASQLHPRHKHLLMKRSLRCRKCEHNLSKPEFNPTSIKFKIQLVAVSYIPEVRIMSIPNLRTMKESQVLLTLTNPVENITHVTLTACEDEDPDDINSTAKVMVPSKELVLAGKDAAAEYDELAEPQDFQDDPDVVAFRKSNKIGFFIKVIPQKEEDEDVTVSFKIRHDFRNLAAPVRQSEEGAETATEAIWLTHHVELRLGPLAP; encoded by the exons atggcgtCTCTTCTGCAGCCGGATAGAGTCGTCTATCTGGTCCGTGGAGAGAAGAGGATCAGAGCTCCTCTATCTCAGCTCTACTTCTGTCGCTACTGCAGTGAGCTGCGGTCTCTGGAGTGTGTGTCTCACGAG GTGGACTCCCACTATTGTCCAAGCTGTCTTGAGAACATGCCATCTGCAGAGGCTAAACTTAAAAAGAACAG gTGTGCGAATTGTTTCGACTGCCCATGTTGCATGCACACACTGTCTACTCGAGCCACCAACATCCCAGCCCCTCTGCCTGATGATCCTACCAAGACGGCCATGAAGAAGGCCTACTACCTGGCCTGTGGCTTCTGTCGCTGGACCTCCAGAGACGTGGGAATGGCTGACAAATCAGTTG CCAGCGGTGGATGGCAGGAGCCAGAGAACCCTCATACTCAGCGG ATCAACAAGCTGATCGAGTATTACCAGCAGCTGGCCCACAGAGAGAAGCAGGACAGAGACAGGAAGAAGCTGGCCCGGAGACGACAGTGCATGCCTCTGGCATTCTCG CAACACACTATTCATGTGGTG GAAAAATATGGCCTTGGAACCAGACTGCAGCGGCAGAGGCCTGGAGCTCCCATATCAAGCCTGTCTGGCCTATC CCTTAAAGAGGGCGAGGACCAGAAAGAGATCTCCATCGAACCTGCCCAGGCCCTTGATGAAGTGGAACCTCTGCCTGAAGATTGTTATACCAGGCCCATCAGCTTACCGGAGG TGACCACGCTGCGCCAGCGGCTTCTGCAGCCTGACTTCCAGCCTGCGGGGGCGTCTCAGCTCCACCCCAGACACAAACACCTCCTGATGAAGCGCTCACTGCGCTGCAGG AAATGTGAGCACAACTTGAGCAAGCCAGAGTTTAATCCTACTTCAATCAAGTTTAAAATTCAGCTGGTGGCTGT GAGTTACATCCCTGAAGTGAGAATTATGTCCATTCCAAATCTCCGGACCATGAAG GAGAGCCAAGTGCTGCTGACCCTGACCAACCCAGTGGAGAACATCACCCACGTCACATTGACTGCCTGTGAGGACGAGGATCCCGATGACATCAACAGCACAGCTAAG gttATGGTTCCCAGCAAAGAACTGGTCTTGGCAGGaaaggatgctgctgctgagtaCGATGAACTGGCTGAACCTCAGGACTTCCAGGATGACCCAGA TGTTGTTGCCTTCAGGAAATCCAACAAGATTGGTTTCTTCATCAAAGTGATCCCTCAgaaagaagaggatgaggacgTCACCGTTTCTTTCAAGATCCGACACGACTTCCGTAACCTCGCGGCTCCCGTCAGGCAGAGCGAGGAGGGAGCCGAGACCGCCACCGAGGCCATTTGGCTCACGCACCACGTAGAGCTGAGGCTGGGGCCGCTCGCTCCCTGA
- the dctn4 gene encoding dynactin subunit 4 isoform X2 — protein sequence MASLLQPDRVVYLVRGEKRIRAPLSQLYFCRYCSELRSLECVSHEVDSHYCPSCLENMPSAEAKLKKNRCANCFDCPCCMHTLSTRATNIPAPLPDDPTKTAMKKAYYLACGFCRWTSRDVGMADKSVASGGWQEPENPHTQRINKLIEYYQQLAHREKQDRDRKKLARRRQCMPLAFSEKYGLGTRLQRQRPGAPISSLSGLSLKEGEDQKEISIEPAQALDEVEPLPEDCYTRPISLPEVTTLRQRLLQPDFQPAGASQLHPRHKHLLMKRSLRCRKCEHNLSKPEFNPTSIKFKIQLVAVSYIPEVRIMSIPNLRTMKESQVLLTLTNPVENITHVTLTACEDEDPDDINSTAKVMVPSKELVLAGKDAAAEYDELAEPQDFQDDPDVVAFRKSNKIGFFIKVIPQKEEDEDVTVSFKIRHDFRNLAAPVRQSEEGAETATEAIWLTHHVELRLGPLAP from the exons atggcgtCTCTTCTGCAGCCGGATAGAGTCGTCTATCTGGTCCGTGGAGAGAAGAGGATCAGAGCTCCTCTATCTCAGCTCTACTTCTGTCGCTACTGCAGTGAGCTGCGGTCTCTGGAGTGTGTGTCTCACGAG GTGGACTCCCACTATTGTCCAAGCTGTCTTGAGAACATGCCATCTGCAGAGGCTAAACTTAAAAAGAACAG gTGTGCGAATTGTTTCGACTGCCCATGTTGCATGCACACACTGTCTACTCGAGCCACCAACATCCCAGCCCCTCTGCCTGATGATCCTACCAAGACGGCCATGAAGAAGGCCTACTACCTGGCCTGTGGCTTCTGTCGCTGGACCTCCAGAGACGTGGGAATGGCTGACAAATCAGTTG CCAGCGGTGGATGGCAGGAGCCAGAGAACCCTCATACTCAGCGG ATCAACAAGCTGATCGAGTATTACCAGCAGCTGGCCCACAGAGAGAAGCAGGACAGAGACAGGAAGAAGCTGGCCCGGAGACGACAGTGCATGCCTCTGGCATTCTCG GAAAAATATGGCCTTGGAACCAGACTGCAGCGGCAGAGGCCTGGAGCTCCCATATCAAGCCTGTCTGGCCTATC CCTTAAAGAGGGCGAGGACCAGAAAGAGATCTCCATCGAACCTGCCCAGGCCCTTGATGAAGTGGAACCTCTGCCTGAAGATTGTTATACCAGGCCCATCAGCTTACCGGAGG TGACCACGCTGCGCCAGCGGCTTCTGCAGCCTGACTTCCAGCCTGCGGGGGCGTCTCAGCTCCACCCCAGACACAAACACCTCCTGATGAAGCGCTCACTGCGCTGCAGG AAATGTGAGCACAACTTGAGCAAGCCAGAGTTTAATCCTACTTCAATCAAGTTTAAAATTCAGCTGGTGGCTGT GAGTTACATCCCTGAAGTGAGAATTATGTCCATTCCAAATCTCCGGACCATGAAG GAGAGCCAAGTGCTGCTGACCCTGACCAACCCAGTGGAGAACATCACCCACGTCACATTGACTGCCTGTGAGGACGAGGATCCCGATGACATCAACAGCACAGCTAAG gttATGGTTCCCAGCAAAGAACTGGTCTTGGCAGGaaaggatgctgctgctgagtaCGATGAACTGGCTGAACCTCAGGACTTCCAGGATGACCCAGA TGTTGTTGCCTTCAGGAAATCCAACAAGATTGGTTTCTTCATCAAAGTGATCCCTCAgaaagaagaggatgaggacgTCACCGTTTCTTTCAAGATCCGACACGACTTCCGTAACCTCGCGGCTCCCGTCAGGCAGAGCGAGGAGGGAGCCGAGACCGCCACCGAGGCCATTTGGCTCACGCACCACGTAGAGCTGAGGCTGGGGCCGCTCGCTCCCTGA